From a region of the Methanoculleus receptaculi genome:
- a CDS encoding PPC domain-containing DNA-binding protein, which translates to MIDPMQYSEGKVGRVFTVRIDDGKDFLQEIQRFVTAMAIQSGTIQFLGAVRSARLVTGPKEPVIPPSPHGEEIFGGWELIGFATIYPGDDGPSIHLHTAAGKGMRSLAGCLRDRAEVYLVIEAIITEFIGITAKRIHDEKTGVNLPVFDRTLQ; encoded by the coding sequence TTGATCGATCCCATGCAGTACTCAGAAGGAAAGGTCGGCAGGGTCTTTACCGTCCGGATCGACGACGGGAAAGACTTCCTCCAGGAGATCCAGCGGTTTGTCACGGCGATGGCGATCCAGAGCGGCACCATCCAGTTCCTGGGCGCCGTCCGGTCGGCAAGACTCGTCACCGGGCCAAAAGAGCCGGTCATCCCACCATCCCCCCACGGTGAAGAGATCTTCGGCGGCTGGGAACTCATCGGGTTTGCAACCATCTACCCCGGCGACGACGGCCCCTCCATCCACCTCCACACCGCCGCGGGGAAGGGGATGCGCTCGCTCGCCGGCTGCCTCCGGGATAGGGCAGAGGTCTACCTGGTCATCGAGGCCATCATCACCGAGTTCATCGGCATCACCGCAAAACGGATCCACGACGAGAAGACCGGCGTAAACCTCCCCGTCTTTGACCGGACGCTCCAATGA
- a CDS encoding DUF5518 domain-containing protein, with the protein MATGVSGWRGAILGALLIGVVSLSGVLNSIPEQAGMLVFLFGGGLIAGLLTEGAVKEGAISGAVCGVIAAIIVAAITAIMGLRTPDPEYPAPWATFGFYALFLIILLLPYNAIGGAAGTLVRNGIRGGGTPARTPWAGVVIGTIIIVAFFIVAFFIAAPGPLLIVAPIVGGFIAGFGVVGGARDGLDAGFVTALFGTGLCSLPLLWTASYGEGFVAGLAGMVMIALGYLYIILGTAAGVVGAAVRAKLRKDEVGGG; encoded by the coding sequence ATGGCAACCGGTGTCAGTGGATGGCGGGGGGCTATCCTTGGGGCGCTGCTGATCGGTGTAGTCTCGCTTTCTGGCGTGCTGAACTCCATCCCTGAGCAGGCCGGGATGTTGGTCTTCCTCTTCGGCGGAGGGCTCATCGCCGGGCTCCTCACGGAGGGGGCAGTGAAGGAGGGTGCCATCAGCGGTGCTGTCTGCGGGGTGATTGCGGCCATTATCGTGGCCGCTATAACAGCCATCATGGGCCTGAGAACGCCCGATCCAGAGTATCCGGCGCCCTGGGCGACGTTTGGCTTCTACGCCCTCTTCCTCATCATACTCCTGCTCCCCTACAACGCCATCGGCGGCGCTGCCGGAACCCTGGTGCGAAACGGAATCCGGGGAGGCGGCACCCCGGCCAGAACGCCGTGGGCCGGGGTCGTGATCGGCACGATCATCATCGTAGCCTTTTTCATCGTAGCCTTTTTCATCGCCGCCCCCGGCCCGCTGCTCATCGTCGCACCAATCGTCGGCGGTTTCATAGCAGGATTCGGTGTCGTGGGAGGGGCGAGGGACGGCCTCGATGCCGGGTTTGTGACGGCGCTCTTCGGGACAGGGCTCTGCTCGCTCCCGCTCCTCTGGACGGCATCGTATGGTGAGGGGTTTGTCGCCGGGCTTGCGGGGATGGTGATGATCGCTCTCGGGTATCTCTACATAATCCTCGGGACAGCCGCCGGGGTCGTCGGTGCGGCGGTGCGGGCGAAACTCCGGAAGGATGAGGTCGGCGGGGGGTGA
- a CDS encoding IS110 family RNA-guided transposase — MKEPTIVCGIDVHKMFLQVCILSRSGEASQHRFHNTLNGILALKDLVLAEGCEIVAMESTGIYWYRLFLELESDIRTIVANARQIKSIPGRKTDMNDARWIAELALHGLIRPSRIFPRRDREFRDLTRNRETLVRTRTTIKNRIHKILDSAGIRLNLALKDLFGKSGRHLLSGLAEQKDLETTLATIPSPRILRRADQLREILQGSPLSPIQLHLLTTQLHLLEEIEEKIAHLDELILASLEDPQLEAVAICTSVPGISITAATTILAELGDVRDFSTASHLVSWAGLAPSVYQSADTQVCGKITKQGSKSLRWILVQAAQAASRTTGTVFSSFFRRIAYRRGRNKAIVALARKILSILWHLLVNRESYVEPGLKRVRKLPARMTLPKISIDDAVETLLSAGYRIYSPENQKSTGKGVRAERATHPL, encoded by the coding sequence ATGAAGGAACCAACCATAGTATGTGGAATCGATGTTCACAAGATGTTTCTCCAGGTCTGCATTCTCTCACGATCTGGAGAAGCCTCTCAGCATCGCTTCCACAACACTCTCAATGGGATTCTGGCACTAAAAGACCTTGTGCTTGCTGAAGGGTGTGAGATCGTTGCCATGGAATCGACCGGGATCTACTGGTATCGACTCTTCCTGGAACTCGAGTCAGATATTCGAACGATTGTTGCCAACGCGCGTCAGATCAAGAGTATCCCAGGACGCAAGACAGACATGAACGATGCCCGATGGATTGCCGAACTCGCTCTCCACGGGTTGATCCGGCCCTCCCGGATCTTTCCCCGGCGCGATCGTGAGTTCCGGGATCTGACCCGCAACCGGGAGACACTGGTCAGAACCCGGACAACCATCAAGAACCGGATTCATAAGATCCTGGATAGCGCGGGTATCCGCCTGAACCTGGCGCTCAAAGATCTTTTCGGGAAATCAGGTCGTCACCTCCTCTCAGGTCTTGCCGAACAGAAGGACCTGGAGACCACCCTCGCGACTATCCCCTCGCCCCGGATCCTCCGCCGTGCCGATCAACTCCGGGAGATCCTCCAGGGTAGCCCACTCTCCCCCATCCAGTTGCATCTCCTTACGACCCAGTTGCATCTGCTTGAGGAGATCGAGGAGAAGATCGCTCATCTGGATGAGTTGATCCTTGCCTCGCTCGAGGATCCCCAGCTGGAGGCAGTCGCGATCTGTACCTCGGTGCCGGGGATCAGCATCACCGCAGCAACAACAATTCTCGCAGAACTGGGTGATGTCCGGGATTTCTCCACCGCGAGTCATCTGGTTTCTTGGGCTGGGTTGGCACCGTCAGTCTATCAATCTGCTGATACCCAGGTGTGCGGCAAGATCACGAAACAGGGGTCAAAGAGTCTCCGCTGGATCCTGGTGCAGGCGGCCCAGGCGGCCAGCCGGACTACAGGTACTGTCTTCTCCTCCTTCTTCCGGCGGATCGCCTACCGCCGAGGGAGGAATAAGGCAATTGTTGCTCTCGCCCGGAAGATCCTCAGTATCCTGTGGCATCTCCTGGTGAACCGGGAATCCTACGTCGAACCGGGACTCAAGAGGGTGCGGAAACTCCCGGCGCGCATGACCCTGCCGAAGATCTCGATTGATGATGCCGTCGAAACCCTGTTGAGTGCGGGGTACCGAATTTACTCGCCTGAGAACCAAAAGTCAACCGGTAAGGGGGTGAGAGCGGAGAGGGCCACCCACCCCCTTTGA
- the cas2 gene encoding CRISPR-associated endonuclease Cas2 produces MFVWVAYDISDNNLRTRIADHCKDLGLVRFQKSIFLGESDRATLQMLASLIRREMEEDASGEEDSVAIGTLCGSCQKSLITLGKPVDGSKYRRRPFVIIG; encoded by the coding sequence ATGTTCGTCTGGGTCGCCTACGATATCTCCGATAACAACCTGAGAACACGCATCGCCGATCACTGCAAAGACCTCGGGCTTGTCCGTTTCCAGAAGAGCATATTCCTGGGCGAGTCCGATCGGGCCACACTCCAGATGCTTGCATCGCTCATCCGCCGTGAGATGGAAGAGGATGCCAGCGGGGAGGAGGACAGTGTTGCGATTGGCACACTCTGTGGTTCATGCCAGAAGAGTCTCATTACCCTCGGAAAACCGGTCGATGGGAGCAAGTATCGGAGAAGGCCGTTTGTCATCATCGGGTAG
- the cas1 gene encoding CRISPR-associated endonuclease Cas1: MPGLLRCPERLVIPPDLYRGRRSQHPAEDVFNAYLNYCYGILYNEVERACILAGLDPYIGFLHAERYGKRSFVYDVIEQFRQPVVDRMVITLAVRGRMQREDTDERWYLVGEGRRKAIASTLQRLDEERVIGGRTTSFRSAILENARSIVNYLNEGAVFEPFVYRWG; encoded by the coding sequence ATCCCGGGTTTACTTCGCTGCCCTGAGCGCCTGGTCATCCCCCCTGACCTCTACAGGGGCAGGCGCTCGCAGCACCCTGCAGAGGACGTATTCAACGCGTACCTCAACTACTGTTACGGCATCCTCTACAATGAGGTCGAGAGAGCCTGTATCCTGGCCGGGTTAGACCCCTACATCGGTTTTCTGCACGCCGAACGATACGGGAAGAGGTCATTCGTCTACGACGTCATTGAGCAGTTCAGGCAGCCCGTCGTTGACAGGATGGTTATAACGCTGGCGGTCAGGGGCCGGATGCAGAGGGAGGACACGGACGAGCGCTGGTATCTCGTCGGGGAGGGGCGGCGGAAGGCAATTGCCTCGACCCTTCAGCGTCTGGACGAGGAGAGGGTGATTGGCGGCAGGACGACCTCTTTCAGAAGCGCCATCCTTGAGAACGCCCGCAGCATTGTTAACTACCTGAATGAAGGGGCGGTGTTTGAACCGTTTGTCTACAGGTGGGGTTGA
- a CDS encoding CRISPR-associated endonuclease Cas6: MKVRTLYMVLQTDRPMQEDATRLRGYIGNRFAGYPLLHHHAETPLFTYPRVQYKVLEGTPAILGLDEGAALLKEISDEITEIALHTRTYRVTGKVMYEHMVEIEATRRPLQYRFLSPWLALNSRNYEEFQSIADWSEKKQFLNNILIGNILSLAKGLGIVIDRRLYVHSRLDAMRARYKGIEMTGFLGEFRVNARLPDYIGIGKGVSQGFGTLYRVKNPDIDVEET; encoded by the coding sequence ATGAAGGTACGCACGCTTTATATGGTCCTGCAGACCGACAGGCCGATGCAGGAAGACGCGACCAGACTGCGTGGGTATATTGGAAACCGGTTTGCGGGCTACCCCCTCCTTCACCACCATGCCGAAACCCCGCTCTTCACCTATCCCCGGGTGCAGTACAAGGTGCTGGAGGGCACCCCTGCCATCCTGGGTCTTGATGAAGGGGCAGCGCTCCTGAAGGAGATCTCGGACGAGATAACCGAGATTGCCCTGCACACACGCACCTACCGTGTGACCGGAAAGGTGATGTACGAACATATGGTTGAGATTGAGGCGACCCGGAGGCCGCTGCAATACCGGTTTCTCTCCCCCTGGCTTGCCCTGAACTCACGAAACTACGAGGAGTTCCAGTCCATCGCAGACTGGAGCGAGAAGAAGCAATTCCTCAACAACATCCTCATCGGGAACATCCTGAGTCTGGCAAAAGGGCTCGGGATTGTCATCGATCGGCGGTTGTATGTCCATTCACGGCTGGATGCGATGCGGGCACGCTACAAGGGGATCGAGATGACGGGGTTTCTGGGGGAGTTCAGGGTCAACGCCCGTCTGCCGGACTACATCGGGATCGGGAAAGGTGTCTCCCAGGGGTTTGGGACGCTATACCGCGTGAAAAATCCGGATATAGATGTCGAGGAGACCTGA
- the csm5 gene encoding type III-A CRISPR-associated RAMP protein Csm5, whose amino-acid sequence MRITLKALSPVHIGTGIEYSPLEFVLNTDKGNRDWLWRIDPSRFLSSLSEERRDQFVAAVNNTNFDLKRFAQGMDLRPMRRYIVRNFTGKSHIPAVRECIKTADRAYIPGSSLKGAFRTALLWSVAKDDERFVSAIREEARVTVNKGTIGKRYEESVFNCSNKKYNPTYDLLKFLAVSDFMPKAVNKIRLDKVRTLSLRRDGELKEKKFEIFVEAVSGSFEGTIGVSEQIAAAIRHPEYGYLGQKLAILGMDSPDDTDAVIPHLKKVMREFNLRCLEKERRLIEEAHDEGIEKKMKGIENRLGKSDLIRVGFGVGTTYQTLFGLIEEKDPELAAEIASKIGRYRGTVSPEGCLEPPYPKTIEMTAAGYFLGWLEWLNSDDSNLHSA is encoded by the coding sequence ATGAGGATCACGCTGAAAGCGCTCTCGCCGGTACATATCGGAACCGGGATCGAGTACTCGCCGCTTGAGTTTGTTCTGAATACGGATAAGGGTAATAGGGACTGGCTCTGGAGGATCGACCCGTCACGGTTCCTCTCCTCGCTCAGCGAAGAGAGACGAGACCAGTTTGTTGCGGCGGTGAACAACACGAACTTCGATCTCAAAAGGTTTGCGCAGGGCATGGATCTTCGGCCGATGCGCCGTTATATCGTGAGGAACTTCACAGGGAAGTCACACATCCCTGCTGTTAGGGAGTGCATCAAGACGGCCGACCGCGCCTACATCCCGGGGTCGAGCCTGAAAGGGGCTTTCAGGACCGCTCTGCTCTGGTCGGTTGCAAAGGACGATGAGAGGTTTGTAAGCGCCATAAGAGAGGAGGCACGGGTGACGGTGAATAAGGGAACGATCGGGAAGCGTTACGAGGAGTCTGTCTTCAACTGCAGTAATAAAAAATACAACCCGACGTATGACCTTCTCAAGTTCCTGGCTGTATCCGACTTCATGCCGAAAGCCGTTAACAAGATCCGTCTCGACAAGGTGCGGACGCTCTCACTCAGGCGAGATGGGGAGCTGAAGGAGAAAAAGTTTGAGATCTTTGTCGAGGCGGTGAGCGGGTCGTTTGAGGGAACGATCGGGGTCTCTGAACAGATCGCAGCGGCCATCCGTCACCCTGAATACGGGTATCTTGGGCAGAAACTGGCGATCCTCGGGATGGACAGCCCTGACGATACCGACGCGGTCATCCCCCACCTGAAAAAGGTTATGCGGGAGTTCAACCTCCGCTGTTTGGAGAAGGAACGAAGGTTGATCGAAGAGGCCCATGACGAGGGTATCGAAAAGAAGATGAAAGGTATAGAGAATCGACTTGGCAAGAGTGACCTCATCAGGGTTGGGTTCGGCGTCGGGACAACCTACCAGACGCTCTTTGGACTGATCGAGGAGAAGGATCCAGAACTTGCGGCAGAGATCGCGAGCAAAATCGGGCGATACCGGGGGACGGTCAGCCCTGAGGGTTGCCTTGAACCGCCATACCCCAAGACCATCGAGATGACGGCTGCGGGATATTTTCTCGGCTGGCTTGAGTGGCTGAACTCGGACGATTCCAACCTCCACAGTGCATGA